The following DNA comes from Anaerostipes rhamnosivorans.
AATCTTTTGTACAGACGCTTACCTGTATTATAGCATCTTTGCAGGAAACTTTTCACCCTTTTTGTGAAAGACGGCTTTCTTGGCTCTTCCTCCTCAAAGGATTCCAAATCTTCCCCGTCCCAGGTATAATCCAGGATATCATCGGGAAGTTGCTCTTTCTCACTTGCCGGTTCCTCTGAAAGCGGCCGGGAAGTCTTCTGGGCTGCTCTGTCCGGCTCTTTTATATCCTTCCCAGAATCCCTGATTTCTACCACATTATCCTCTGTTTTCCTGTTGAGAAAGGACCATCGCTTCTCATCAGAGCTGTAGACGGGGAGTCCCAGTATCCTTAGAGTAATGCCTGGCTCCTCTCCTTCTCTCCACACAACCTTCATACGGACAAAAAAGAAAAGCCAGGAAATGCGGCCTCTGGCCCATTTCTCACTGCCGTTCCAGACACCCCGGCAGGCATAGCCGACAGGCGCAAACAGCACCAGAAGTAACAATGCAAGGAGACACAGCAGCAGTATTCCTATGATTTTTAAAATGATCCATAAAACTGCCATTGCCTCACTCCTCTTCAAAAAATTCAGGAACCTGCAAAAGGCAACCCTGCTGTTTTATCTCTTCCACGATCCTTCTGACCATAACGAAGGCGTCCTGTTTAGAGACGGCACATCCCACAACGGTAACCTCTTTGTCCTGATAATAGTCCTTTAAAAGCTCCCGGTATTCGTATACTTCCAGAATTCCTACATTTCCAAGCGGCAGTGTAATACAATATAACGAAGGAATGCTTTTTCCCTTTACAATCCGCTTTATTAACTTTGCTTTTGTGATCGTTAAAATTTCCGATATGTAAACTTTTTCAGCAACCTTCATAAATTATCACCTTACCAAAAAGGGGATGCTTTCACACCCCCTGTCTATCCTTATTCGCCGATTTTTACTACTTTCAGCATGTTTGTCACGCCTTTTCCACGGTGGTCTGCCGGACCTCCTCCGGTCAGTACCAGGATGTCGTTCTCCTGTGCAAGATCTGCATTCAGTACGATATCCGTAGCTTCATCCAAAAGTTCTCTGGTAGAGGAAGCCTTATGTGACTTAAACGGACGCACTCCCCAGTAAAGCTGCATCTTACGCACAACCGCTTCATCCGGAGACAAGCCAATGATCTGTGCATCCGGTTTGAACTTAGATACGATCCTTGCCGTAAATCCGGACATACTGGACGCCAGGATACATTTTGCGTTAATATTATGAGCAGTCTGTACAGCAGAATAAGCAACCGCTGCTGAGATTCCACGGCTTACATAGATGGAACGAAAATCTTTGATCTTCGTATCCAGATGCAGTTCTGTGGAGATGGCGATCTGGTTCATCATCCTTACGGCCTCCACAGGGTATTTCCCCTTCGCGGTTTCTCCAGAAAGCATAATCGCATCGGTTCCGTCATAAATAGCATTGGCAACGTCTGTTACTTCCGCTCTTGTCGGACGTGGGTTTCTGATCATAGAGTCTAACATCTGTGTAGCTGTGATGACTGGCTTAAATGCATTGTTGCATTTCTTAATGATTGCTTTCTGCATAAACGGAACTT
Coding sequences within:
- a CDS encoding DUF2953 domain-containing protein produces the protein MAVLWIILKIIGILLLCLLALLLLVLFAPVGYACRGVWNGSEKWARGRISWLFFFVRMKVVWREGEEPGITLRILGLPVYSSDEKRWSFLNRKTEDNVVEIRDSGKDIKEPDRAAQKTSRPLSEEPASEKEQLPDDILDYTWDGEDLESFEEEEPRKPSFTKRVKSFLQRCYNTGKRLYKRLKYILNRAGSFKELLEDEELISAVRRLFGYSKKGIRHFLPKKLSGEITFGFEDPAATGQALAAVSVLMPLFRGSLYVEPDFEEARFEADLTVSGRIYAFYFLKLAWDIYRDKELWRQKERILRTIGG